A part of Leishmania panamensis strain MHOM/PA/94/PSC-1 chromosome 34 sequence genomic DNA contains:
- a CDS encoding hypothetical protein (TriTrypDB/GeneDB-style sysID: LpmP.34.3820) — protein MLRRTALARRYPFNKRGPRERKSWKHHVLTEPPKPVEWRDPKVWTKDLSQMKSFDAPQWDLWLNRSRSQDMDEALQPFMDMPQSLKDRRYDIPWWANPFGAWYLQNVLSVELMKLPGRTNAEKIAIYRGRKHPATWDKSKEGLMDDEVLLKQIVKERWRTLEFGDRDAGYPCTFSDYIQFLNEWFKSLDEEGLQRLREHFDRKIRPLLAVMTHVDLMWLEALTQNSVQNKEQLERRIGFQTSLGTPEFFDMSKRLRYEINEDYKVRDELGPELFALWSKAPERWPPERLAKMYGLDFTLVRKILVWHHFKACYDACVEPDWTLPKRLFALEWIRDVRARKQGLFYGKLRFAEQKITFYSDKFLFRDLVNRREASYANVWEMDDPYRFLQTEQDYEDYWGDNYDVYRRMFPEMIGKTGEPVQQYSQMPVWAGPHRDHANKSEHNWMFAEIGVNVGHEPLKKLELDPTNEKRRRFVIRQPDGSLRSAKMSEMRAWYWKEEWADFRFWAPHMEWGVENTPSLEQYQEHVPDTPDADYRKQRRIQSRPVKWFYESHYSRSGNFAGFQPLRFMQRRTQREVRWPDVINAAVQIEKSKPSSYVFKAIPEI, from the coding sequence AGTCTTTTGACGCGCCTCAGTGGGACTTGTGGCTTAACCGCTCCAGGTCGCAAGACATGGAcgaggcactgcagccgtTCATGGACATGCCGCAGTCCCTCAAAGACCGTCGGTATGATATACCCTGGTGGGCGAACCCTTTCGGTGCGTGGTATCTGCAAAATGTGCTTTCGGTGGAGCTAATGAAGCTACCTGGACGAACAAATGCGGAGAAGATTGCTATTTATCGTGGGCGCAAGCACCCCGCCACATGGGACAAGTCGAAGGAGGGGCTCATGGACGACGAGGTTCTGCTGAAGCAGATCGTTAAGGAGCGCTGGCGCACCCTTGAATTTGGCGACCGTGACGCCGGCTACCCTTGCACGTTCAGCGACTACATCCAGTTCTTGAACGAGTGGTTCAAGTCGCTAGATGAGGAGGGGCTACAGCGGCTGCGGGAGCACTTTGACCGCAAAATtcgtcctcttctcgctgtgATGACCCACGTAGACCTGATGTGGCTCGAGGCGCTCACCCAGAACTCCGTGCAGAacaaggagcagctggagcgaCGCATCGGGTTCCAGACATCTCTGGGTACGCCTGAGTTCTTTGACATGTCAAAGAGACTTCGATACGAAATCAATGAGGACTACAAGGTGCGCGATGAGCTAGGGCCGGAGCTGTTTGCGCTGTGGAGCAAGGCACCAGAGCGTTGGCCACCGGAGCGGTTGGCGAAGATGTACGGTCTGGACTTCACGCTTGTCCGGAAGATTCTCGTCTGGCACCACTTCAAGGCATGCTACGACGCTTGCGTAGAGCCAGACTGGACCTTACCAAAGCGTCTCTTTGCCCTTGAGTGGATTCGGGATGTGCGGGCCCGCAAGCAGGGTCTCTTCTACGGAAAGCTGCGTTTTGCGGAGCAGAAGATCACATTTTACAGCGACAAGTTCCTCTTTCGAGACCTCGTCAACCGCCGTGAGGCGAGCTACGCGAATGTGTGGGAGATGGACGATCCGTATCGCTTCCTGCAGACAGAACAGGACTACGAGGATTACTGGGGCGACAATTACGATGTGTATCGGCGTATGTTCCCTGAGATGATTGGTAAGACTGGCGAGCCGGTGCAGCAGTACAGTCAGATGCCCGTATGGGCAGGACCGCACCGCGACCACGCAAACAAGTCCGAGCACAACTGGATGTTTGCCGAAATTGGTGTGAATGTCGGTCACGAGCCACTGAAAAAGCTGGAGCTGGATCCGACAAACGAGAAGCGGCGTCGCTTTGTCATCCGTCAACCCGACGGCTCGCTGCGGTCTGCAAAAATGTCTGAGATGCGGGCGTGGTACTGGAAGGAGGAGTGGGCGGACTTCCGCTTTTGGGCCCCTCACATGGAGTGGGGCGTCGAAAACACACCCTCCCTGGAGCAGTACCAGGAGCACGTACCGGACACACCCGACGCTGACTATCGCAAGCAGCGCCGTATTCAGTCCCGCCCCGTGAAGTGGTTTTACGAGAGTCACTATAGTCGCAGCGGCAACTTTGCTGGATTTCAGCCACTGCGATTCATGCAGCGTCGCACCCAACGTGAGGTGCGGTGGCCCGACGTCATCAACGCTGCTGTGCAGATCGAGAAGAGCAAGCCGAGCTCCTATGTGTTCAAGGCAATCCCAGAAATTTGA